The window GTCTACGAGGTCTTCGTCGAGGGCGCCAAGGAAGGCTTCCAGGTGGCGCTGCGCATCATCCCCTACCTGGTCGCCATTCTGGTCGCCGTCGCGATGTTCCGCGCCAGTGGCGCCCTAGAGGCCGTGGTGACGACCGTGGGCCGCGTGACCACAGGCTTCGGCCTGCCCGCCGAGGCGCTCCCCATGGCCCTGCTCAGGCCGCTCTCGGGTTCCGGCGCCTTCGGCGTCCTGACCGCCACGATCAACGACCCGGCGATCGGCCCGGACAGCTATACGGGATACCTGGTCTCCACGCTCCAGGGGTCGACCGAGACCACCTTCTACGTGCTGGCGGTCTATTTCGGCGCCGTGCAGGTCCGTCGGATCCGGCACGCCCTGGCGGCCGGCCTGACCGCCGATTTCGCCGGCATTGTCGCCGCCGTCGCGATCTGCTGGTACCTGTTCAGCGGCTGAAGCGTTCCGGCGTTCTAGCCGGCCAGGACCTGTGCCATCCTGGCCTTGATGGCGGGGTCCAGGTCGACGAAAGCGCCGACCAGCTTGCGGGACTCCTGGTCGACCCGGATCAGCTTGGCCTTGCAGGAGAAGGTGAGTGGCTTGCCCTTGAAGGCCAGCTTGCAGGACACCTGGAGTTCCTCGCCGGCCCGCCTGGGGCCTCGATAATCGCGTGCCAGAAAGCCCGTGTAGCTCCAGCTCTCCAGATCGAGCTTCTGATCGTCGATCTGGATCGCGCCGTCCGTGCCGCGCTCCGGAGCGCAGGCCGGGGCTGGTTCCGCCCTCTTCGACCCACGTAATATATTCAGCATGGCTGCCCCGTGCCTCTGCTTCGTTATCGCGCAGGGGATGTCGCCATCCCGCGCCTTATACAACCTAGCCGGGCCAACCTTAAAAAATCGCCGATTCTCTCGGGAAATTTGCAATGAAATTGTTTGTTCTGTGACGACGCCGTGACAAGCGGCGGTCCCGGCGTCCTAAGCCCTTGTTAACCAAAAGGCTATAGTCGCTTCATACGGCATGGACACGACAGCAGCCCGAAACAGCCGCGGCGCGCCGGAGAGGCGCGGACGCAACCGCTTGAGGCTCGGCGGATTCTCTTCCATCAGCTTGATTTGCGGCGAGCGGCTTCTCGCCTGCCGGGTCGCCAATCTCTCGCTGTCGGGTCTGGGCCTCGACTTTGCGGGCGAGCCCCCGGAACTCGGCGCCGTCGCCCTGGAGCACGCGACTGCGGGGCGAATCGAGGGGCGGGCGGTCTGGACCGGGGAATCACGGATCGGCATCCAGCTCGACATAGCGGGTTCCGACCTGGAACGGGTGCTCCAGTGCCTCAACATAATTAACGCCGCCCGCTGACCCAGGAGCCGGCTTGAGTCGGCCGTCCCGCCGCCCGCGCGCCACCTTGAAAGCGCCACATTTCAATCCTTTATCAAATCCAGGCGTTCGCTCTCCGCCGGGGACGAGCCGACCACGAGCAGGGAAAAGAGGTCACCGATGGCCCGCTCTAAGGCGATCGCAGTGGGGACAGTGGCCGGCCAAGCGCTCGGGCTGGCTCGCTCGGCCTGCCGGGCTTTCGGCGGGCTGCTCTGGGGCCTTCTGGTTCGAATACATCGAAACCCGCTGCTCCGCTCCGTCGCCGGACGGCTGCGCGACCGCG is drawn from Kiloniellales bacterium and contains these coding sequences:
- a CDS encoding spore maturation protein; translated protein: VYEVFVEGAKEGFQVALRIIPYLVAILVAVAMFRASGALEAVVTTVGRVTTGFGLPAEALPMALLRPLSGSGAFGVLTATINDPAIGPDSYTGYLVSTLQGSTETTFYVLAVYFGAVQVRRIRHALAAGLTADFAGIVAAVAICWYLFSG
- a CDS encoding PilZ domain-containing protein, which gives rise to MRLGGFSSISLICGERLLACRVANLSLSGLGLDFAGEPPELGAVALEHATAGRIEGRAVWTGESRIGIQLDIAGSDLERVLQCLNIINAAR